In Parcubacteria group bacterium, the following proteins share a genomic window:
- a CDS encoding YifB family Mg chelatase-like AAA ATPase, giving the protein MIGNWDFEIWISNNLPSKLFSAATVGLSSEIVEVEVDVLGQGLHNFTIVGLPDTSIKESRDRVSSAIKNSGFKPPYQCGRITVNLAPADLPKLTPIYDIPMALGFLLATSQISFNFKNKLFIGELALDGKIRPVQGVLPITLLAKDKKIEEIYVPKENASEASVVEGINVIPIDSLYSLVGHLAGEKNIEIHPKVEVDSLIKKGDCELDMAHIKGQEHAKRALEIAAAGGHNVLFNGPPGSGKTLLAKTMPTILPRMTLDESLEVTKIFSISGKLPKGEALIVTRPFRAPHHSASSVSLVGGGTFPKPGEISLSHRGVLFLDEFAEFPRPVMESLRQPLEDGIITVSRAKGSLEFPARFILVAAMNPCPCGNATDPERICSCSPSQIVKYQRKISGPILDRIDLHIEVPRLKFDKLESGELGETSAEIRERVEKARKVQEERFKNLSIITNSEMNSHQIKKFCPLDEKSIELLRVAVSSMRLSARAYYRLIKIARTIADLKGIENIQPDHLAEAIQYRFKTD; this is encoded by the coding sequence TTGATTGGAAATTGGGATTTTGAAATTTGGATTTCCAATAATTTGCCTTCAAAATTATTTTCCGCGGCGACCGTCGGGCTATCAAGCGAAATAGTCGAAGTGGAAGTGGATGTCTTAGGTCAAGGACTTCATAATTTTACTATTGTCGGACTGCCGGATACTTCTATTAAAGAATCACGCGACAGGGTCAGTTCTGCTATTAAAAATAGCGGTTTCAAGCCTCCGTATCAATGCGGCAGGATTACTGTAAATTTGGCTCCCGCCGATCTTCCCAAACTTACTCCGATTTATGATATTCCAATGGCTCTGGGGTTTCTTTTAGCAACGAGCCAGATTAGTTTTAATTTTAAAAATAAGCTATTCATTGGAGAATTGGCATTGGATGGAAAAATAAGGCCGGTTCAAGGCGTGCTTCCCATTACTCTCCTGGCTAAAGATAAAAAAATAGAAGAAATTTATGTTCCCAAAGAAAATGCATCCGAAGCCAGCGTAGTTGAAGGAATAAATGTTATTCCAATTGACAGCCTGTATTCACTGGTCGGACATTTGGCAGGAGAAAAAAATATCGAAATCCATCCCAAAGTCGAAGTTGATTCCCTGATTAAAAAAGGCGATTGTGAATTGGATATGGCGCATATTAAAGGCCAGGAACATGCCAAAAGAGCGCTTGAAATCGCTGCGGCTGGAGGACACAATGTGCTTTTTAACGGACCTCCAGGATCGGGGAAAACGCTTCTGGCTAAAACGATGCCGACAATACTTCCCAGAATGACATTGGACGAAAGCCTCGAAGTAACCAAAATATTTTCTATTTCCGGAAAACTGCCTAAAGGAGAAGCTCTGATTGTTACCAGGCCATTCCGGGCGCCTCACCATAGCGCCAGCAGTGTTTCTTTGGTTGGGGGAGGAACCTTCCCTAAACCGGGTGAAATAAGCTTGTCTCATCGAGGAGTGTTGTTTTTGGATGAATTTGCCGAGTTTCCTCGTCCAGTTATGGAGAGCTTGCGGCAGCCTCTTGAAGATGGTATTATTACCGTCTCAAGAGCCAAAGGCTCATTGGAATTTCCAGCCAGATTTATTCTAGTGGCGGCTATGAATCCCTGCCCTTGCGGCAATGCTACTGACCCGGAAAGAATCTGCTCCTGCAGTCCTTCCCAAATAGTTAAATACCAAAGGAAAATATCTGGACCAATTTTAGATAGAATCGATCTTCACATCGAAGTCCCCAGGCTTAAATTTGACAAGCTGGAAAGCGGAGAATTGGGAGAAACAAGCGCTGAAATAAGGGAAAGAGTAGAAAAAGCGAGAAAGGTGCAGGAAGAAAGATTCAAAAATCTTAGTATTATTACCAATAGCGAAATGAATTCTCACCAAATAAAAAAGTTTTGTCCGCTGGACGAGAAAAGCATTGAATTGCTTCGAGTCGCGGTTTCGTCGATGCGGCTTTCTGCCAGAGCCTATTATCGTCTCATAAAAATTGCCAGAACGATCGCAGATTTAAAAGGAATTGAAAATATTCAACCGGATCATTTAGCGGAAGCAATACAATACAGATTTAAAACGGATTAA